The Geobacter sp. AOG2 genome includes a window with the following:
- a CDS encoding glycosyltransferase family 2 protein: protein MVRISIAALIYKSTRFAEWLYDSIQEFTPQLQTGEAEFFFVANDPTDKLVTFLQQKGYPHYVNYNPPKTEEELFRLGYGAPEYIHRVYRGWNQAVLHAKGELVVLLNSDNYVSPDWLENLLKYMGRDKVVCSQLVERKHPKYDVFPGAYHAEFGSHPDNFDKPGFLNFVLRHKITGLRQAGAYMPCMFFKDQALQVGLYPEGNLAGSSFNDVTGYGDDVFFKRLAQIGVQHVTALDSIVYHLKEGEMDYDVPDGQPNQQSNELFSSGLDHLAKAVACFYEAINLDPGIAAKSSEALKIVDVIKRYDALQKIKSDTYSGGR from the coding sequence ATGGTGAGAATATCGATTGCTGCCCTGATCTATAAATCAACCCGTTTTGCAGAGTGGCTCTATGATTCCATCCAGGAATTCACCCCGCAACTCCAGACCGGCGAGGCCGAGTTTTTCTTTGTCGCAAACGACCCCACGGACAAGCTGGTTACCTTCCTTCAGCAAAAAGGGTACCCCCATTACGTAAACTATAATCCGCCCAAAACGGAAGAGGAGCTGTTCCGGCTCGGCTACGGGGCTCCTGAATATATTCACCGGGTGTACCGGGGGTGGAACCAGGCCGTTCTCCATGCCAAGGGCGAACTCGTCGTCCTTCTGAACAGCGATAATTACGTGTCTCCCGATTGGCTCGAAAACCTGCTGAAATACATGGGGCGCGATAAAGTCGTCTGTTCGCAGTTGGTGGAGCGCAAGCACCCGAAATACGATGTTTTCCCCGGAGCCTATCACGCCGAATTCGGCTCTCATCCCGACAATTTCGACAAGCCGGGGTTTCTGAATTTCGTGCTCCGGCATAAAATTACCGGCCTCAGGCAGGCCGGTGCCTATATGCCCTGCATGTTTTTCAAGGATCAGGCGTTGCAGGTCGGGCTTTACCCGGAAGGGAACCTGGCCGGCAGTTCTTTCAATGATGTAACCGGTTATGGGGATGACGTGTTCTTCAAGAGGCTTGCACAGATCGGCGTGCAACACGTGACCGCCCTTGATTCCATTGTGTACCACTTAAAAGAAGGCGAAATGGATTACGATGTTCCAGATGGCCAGCCCAACCAACAGAGTAATGAACTGTTTTCATCCGGCCTGGACCACTTGGCAAAAGCCGTAGCGTGCTTTTACGAGGCCATAAACCTTGATCCGGGGATAGCGGCGAAGAGTTCGGAAGCCCTCAAAATAGTGGATGTTATAAAAAGGTATGACGCACTCCAGAAAATAAAATCCGATACCTACTCCGGCGGGCGTTAA